GTTCCACGATTTTGATGACGTTGACTAGCTTGTTGAGCTGCTTGGTCACCTGTTCGAGCGGCAGCTCGGCCGCGTCCACCACCACGGTAATGCGGGATAGATCCGGATCTTCCGTCTCCCCCACGGCCAGTGAGTGAATGTTGAATGCGCGGCGCGCGAATAGGCCAGCCACTCGGGTGAGGACGCCTGGTTTGTTCTCCACGAGCACGGAAAGCGTATGTCGGGTATTCATGCTTGTCTCCTCTCCCTCGTTAGTTGGATTCTTCGTTGAATGCCGGCCGCAGATCGCGGGCGTACATGATTTCGTCGTTTGGCACCCCGGCTGGAACCATAGGCCACACTTCGGATTCTGGGGACGTCACGAAGTCGACGACGACGGGTCGGTCCGTCACGTTCATCGCCTGACGGATCGTCTCATCCACATCCTCGGGCACTTCGCAGCGGAACGCTACGCAATCGTATGCCTCAGAGAGTTTGACGAAGTCAGGGATGCGCTGCGTACCCTTACCAGTCTCAAGGTCAGTGTTGGAGTAGCGCTGGTTGTAGAACAGGGTCTGCCATTGGCGGACCATTCCGAGTGACGAGTTGTTGATGATCGCCACCTTGATATTGATGCCATTGAGACGGCAGGTAGCCAGCTCTTGGTTGGTCATCTGGAATGAACCGTCCCCGTCAATCAGCCACACGGTCTTCTCCGGGTTGGCTGCCTGAGCGCCCATAGCCGCGGGCACTCCGAAGCCCATCGTTCCGGCTCCACCAGAGCTAATGAACTGGCGCGGATGCTCAAAATCAATAAACTGCGCCGCCCACATCTGATGCTGGCCCACGCCCGTGACCCAAATGACGTCGTCGGACCCAACAACCTTGGAGAGGCGGGAGACCACGTATTGGGCGGACATGAGATCGTCTTTCGGCTCCGCCCATCCCATTGGGTAGGTTTCCACCAGATGGTTGAGCTGCTTCCACCAATTGTTGAGGTCCGGGCGGCCGTACTGGCCATAAGCAGCCTTGAGTTCCTCCACAAGGTCCGCAACCGTCAGCTTGAGGTCACCTACGATCGGCACATCGGCCTCGCGGTTCTTGGAGATCTCAGCGGGATCGATATCCACATGGACCACCTTCGCATTGGGAGCAAAGGCGTCCAGCTTGCCAGTCACGCGATCATCAAATCGCGCA
The DNA window shown above is from Changpingibacter yushuensis and carries:
- a CDS encoding acetolactate synthase large subunit — encoded protein: MTEAAAEPHVIREKSTGARSIIRSLEEIGVDVVFGLPGGAILPTYDPLFDSKRLTHVLVRHEQGAGHAAEGYAVSTGKVGVCIATSGPGATNLVTALLDANMDSIPMVAITGQVGASLIGTDAFQEADIVGATMPVTKHSFLVTEASEIPARIAEAFYIASTGRPGPVLVDITKSAQVEEADFIWPPVLDLPGYRPVTKPNMRQVREAARLMAIAQQPVLYVGGGAIRADASPEILALAELSKSPVVTTLTARGAIPDSHPQNLGMPGMHGTVPAVAALQKSDLIVALGARFDDRVTGKLDAFAPNAKVVHVDIDPAEISKNREADVPIVGDLKLTVADLVEELKAAYGQYGRPDLNNWWKQLNHLVETYPMGWAEPKDDLMSAQYVVSRLSKVVGSDDVIWVTGVGQHQMWAAQFIDFEHPRQFISSGGAGTMGFGVPAAMGAQAANPEKTVWLIDGDGSFQMTNQELATCRLNGINIKVAIINNSSLGMVRQWQTLFYNQRYSNTDLETGKGTQRIPDFVKLSEAYDCVAFRCEVPEDVDETIRQAMNVTDRPVVVDFVTSPESEVWPMVPAGVPNDEIMYARDLRPAFNEESN